Genomic window (Lynx canadensis isolate LIC74 chromosome A1, mLynCan4.pri.v2, whole genome shotgun sequence):
CATAATGACCCAGGATTCTGTAGTGAAGAAGTTGACGTAAAGGTCAGGGAGCCTTAGAGCTAGGCTTCCCAGCCCACTTCATTGTGGCTCACTTAAAAATTATCActagactggggtgcctgggtggctccgttgagcatccgacttggtttgggctcaggtcatgatcccagggtcgttggattgagccccacatcaggctccatgctgagcctggagcttgcttaagattaattcattctcattctgtctctccctccctgcctcccttcctctctcaccctccccctctccccctctctctcaccccccctcccttctctcccaccccacccctctccccccacttgcatgtgcatgtgttctctaataaaaaaattaaaaatatgtatccttACACTAACTGGAGAAGGAGGCTGGAGGCTGAAGCACACATGGGAAATGCTGGGCAtggtgagcagggaagagagggaggcagtgggGTTAGGGAGAGAGTGGGCCTCACCACACACAGCTTTGTAGGTCATCtaagtctgtttcttgctctGGGCAGGGGAATGGTGTGATCTGAGGCACGGGTTTGCTGGATGGAAGAATGCTGGAGGGCAAGAGGCTACTGGAGTTGTCTGAGTGGGAAGCGACTGGGGCTTGGACTGAGTTGGGGATAGGGAGGAAGAAGTGGTGGGCTCTCAATTATCTTGAAAGTAGAGCCATTAGGATTGCCTGACAAATTGGAGACGTGTGTGAGAGAAGAGAGTCCAGGATTACTCCAAGGTGTCTGAGCATCTGGAAGGAGAGCATTGCCAGTAACTGGGGAAGACGGAGAGGAGCATTTGGTGCAGCACACCAGAGGCTCTGCTTTGGCCATACTGGGTTTGGGCAGCATTTCTGACTTTTGGGTAGACTTGGTGAGTATGCATTCGGGGAGTGGTGTTCCCTaggggaagcagaggctgagaTAGAAATGTCAGTAATCAGATGAGGACATTTGAAGCTACCACCCTGGATGAGAACACTCTGGAAAGGATGGTAGATGGAAAGCCAAGGGCACATCTTGGGTGGGATCAGGAAGATGAGGAGCCAGAAATTAGCCCAAGAAAGAATGGCCTCTGAGCTTGGAAGAAAATAGGTCAGTGTGGCATTCTAGAAGCCAAGCAAAGAAAATCTttcaaggaggagggagaaatcgGTTGTGTCCAGTGCTGCTGAGAGGTCAGGTAGGAGGAAGACTGAGAACTGACCATTGAGTTCAGGCAGCGTGGCAGTCACTGGGGACCTTGACAAGCGCCATTTGGTGAAGTGATGGGGCAGGGGATTGGCTAGGCTCACAGGAGCACAAGACTAACAACAGGAAGCCGAGGATGGCAATGGCTCTCCTGAGGTTTGCAACAAAAGGGAGCAGCAAGACATGAGGTGCTGGCTGAGGAAGATGAAGATTTACAGGTGGGAGAAATGGCAGCCTGTTGGTACCCTAGTGGGAATGAGCCTGGGCTTGCAAAGTGGTTGGCACAGTACCTCACAGGTTGCAGGCAGTCAACACGTGAAGGATTCCACAGGTATCCACATACCCCACAGCCTTTCGAACCCACTCTTGCCAGCCCGAGGATTCTACTTTCTACCTTCCATTCCTGCACATACTCTGACTCTGACTCTGCGGTCACTTCTGGGGATAAAGAAGGCCGGAGTGTGGCATGAGCCTCTCAGCTTGCTCAGGAAACCTTAGAACACGAGCAGTAAAGTCCCAGCACCCAGGGCCTGGAGACACCATGGCCTTCCCGGGTGATGTTGCCAAGTAGGCTACCAGGTGGGTCTTCTGTCCCCAGGCAAATCCCCTCCGGTGAATTCAGACCAAAACCATCTGGCCCATGTGAGGCTAGCACCACAGGGCCAGGGAAGGACTGTGAGTAGCATTTCTTTGTGCAGGTAAGGGGCTTCCTGAACGTCCCTTCCTCATGACTCTACAGCTGGGTAATAGAGCTCTTGGGTATCTTGTGGCTTTActcttacaacaaccctatgatcATCTCCATTTGACAAGAAAACAGATGCTCAGGTACTATAGTAAGTTCTTAAAGGCCACATACGTTAGAACCAGGATCTAAACGTGGTCAGCTGACTCCTCCTCAGGCCCACAGTGGGGAGTCCTTCCTAGGCTGCTCCAGGAAGCGAAGAGAAGGCTCCAGAGAGAGGTGCTCAGGAAGGGGTTGTGGTGTCACACATCCATGCCCACCACAAAGAAGCCACTGCTTTTGGGACACCAACCCCTGTCTGCCTGAGGACAGAAGGTCCTGGTATGTAAGGTTCTCAGTGGGCAGATGAACAAGCTCGGGATTGAACAGTGGGTGGTGTCAGTAACTTCCCCAAGCCCTGACGGGAGGGGTGCTGCAGCTTGGAACCCAGCCTCAAGCTCCCCTGGAGGCAGGAATGTGGGGAAGAGGGCAGCCAGGGCAGTTGCCGGGAAGTGTGGGAGCCTGTGTCCCCCTGAAGCCTCACACCTTGGCTGAGTCACAATTCATACCTGGCCTTTTCTCACCTCACCCTGGACCACAGACTGCCAAACCCAAGGGACCTGTGCCTCACCATAAGCTACCCTAAGCTTCCCCAAACCTAGTGATGCAGGGAACATGAACCCCATCCATTACACAAGAGAGGAAACTGAATCCCAGAGATGTTAAGGAGTCTGGCTAAATTCACCCACAGGATGGGAAGGAGTCCAGGCCACAATCTCTCATGGCTGTCGTGCTCCAAAGCTGTCCCGTTTCTTCTGTGCCAGGAGTCAAAAGACACTTATCTGTGCTCCTAGCCAGCAGAATCCCCCCAGGTGAACTTTTCCAAGTGGAAGCTGAGCCTCAATTGTAGATGATGTTTCCAGGGTCCAGGACTGTGCAGATGTGCACTGGGGATGTGCAGAGCTGTGCCTTGGCCCCAAGCACCACCTCCCCATGGCTGGGTCATATGGGGAGCCCCCTTCCCAGCATGAGTCATCTCCTGACAGATCCATGTGACTAGTGAGAAAAGTAAGAGTCCTGTATTGCTGAGGAGACAGGAAGTGTGGGGGCTGGGTGGGTCGGCCCTGGAGGAAGCCTGTCCCCACCTGACCCACCTGCTCTGAGTTAGAGTGCTGATGGGAACCTTCCTTGTGCCCACAAATCCTGTTAAGCTTGAGGTGGAACAGAGGGTCAGACTTAGGACCCCCAAGTCTGGGGGTGGAGAAGTAGGAAAAAGAACTCTAGGCTGTCTTGGGGTAAGCCAGGTCTTCAGACCATTACCTGGTGTCTGGGGCTGGAGGGTATGAGAAGCCCCCCATACAAGCCACAGGGCCTCAGAGAAATGGTGGCGGGGGTGGGCGGTGGTCTCAGACCTAGAGGCAGGAAATTTCCTGGACAGGAGAGGTGCACCTCCTGGAACTGAGTATACAGAAACCAAGAGACTCTGTAGGTGATGGGACTGCTTGAGCAAAGTCTGGGGGGCTGTGGGCAGGGCCACTAGACATAGGATGTCTTGAGTGGTGCCCCTTCTCCTGAGGCCTGTGGTTTTAACCACCCCCACTTTCCTTTGACATTTGGGCTACCCACACAGCTAAAAGGGGCTCTGTTTATATGTATGCCCCAGCCCTGTGCCTTCCTCCTTCGGGTCTCCCCACATTCACACCCTCCCTCCTCATTTTTCAGCACAACAAGGCCAGTCAGCCAGCCCACAGCGTCCCacagctctctcctctctatgAACATTTCAGCAGCCCACACCCTACACCTGCACCAGCCGACATCAGCCAGAAGCAAGGTATGGatctgggaaggggaggggcctgCTGGTCCCAGAGCCTAGGGGCCAAGTCCTAGGCTTCTGGGTCCAGGGGGGTTAGCCCCTTTTTAACAACTGGAAAGCCTGGCGCTGGGcaaactcaaaaccccaagaaAAATGCCAGAAAGATGGCCTGGGAGCCTGAGAGCAGGTGGTTAGGTCAAACTTGGAAGGTTTCAGGTTGAGGTAGGAACCCACATCCTGAATGACCTCCCAGTGCCAGTATATAGGAGCAGGAATCTGTGTAAAACTGAAGACTGTAAAACCTgtatccttccctccctgcccaccccccctcaatgagaaaatggaaagtgGTGGTTGTGATGGCTGATTCACCTCAGCCTCAGGGAAAGTCATTCTGAAATCAGCCATTGTCGGCTGTGGGAAACCTGCTGACTCAACCCTGGGGAGCCAAAGGGGGCGGGTGGAACCCTGGCTGTCCAGGCCAGGGGGCCTGCCTCCTGCCCAGAAAGCCAGGCCAGAGGCCCCAGCTTAGAGGCCCCAGCTGAAGACCAGCAGCGGGCCAGGGCATGATGAGGCCCAGCCATCCCACTCCTGAGTGACTCCAGCTCTCCCACTGGCAGCCTGTATCCTTAGGCTAGTCACCCTGCCACTCTGCCCTTGCTTCCCTAGCCTATAAACGGGGTACCATTATCACACTGGAACAGTCCTCAACAAACCAGTATGTCTGGTCCTCTAGCtaatgggaggtgggagaggccCCACAGGAAGGCCTAGGAGGCAGTAACTAGCAGAAGTGGCTTCCAGGTCAGGATAGATCACTTACTTGGCCCCTCTCCACTGTAGGAGTTCACAGGCCTCTGCAGACCCCTGACCTCTCTGGCTTCTACTCTCTGACCTCAGGCAGCATGGGACAGCTTCCCCACACTGTGAGCTGGTGAGTGTGAACCCAGTGGGAAGAGGGCACCTTGCGCTGGGGAAATCCGTACCTGccgtttccttttccttctccgtCCTTCTCACAGCACCCCGCTGCCAGGTCTTGTGTCTGTACCAGGAGCTGCCCGGCAGCTCTGTTCATTGCCCATGTAGCCCAGCACGCTGCCCTTGGCTCCTGGTCGAGACCTCCTGCATTCGACATCTGCCTCAATGTCTGAGAGACTTGGTAGGGGTGGGGAGCACCAAGCCACTCAGGGTTAGGAGAGTATgtaaggaagaaaaggcaggcccacctgagcagggaggggcaataTGAATGGCTCCAAGAGGCTGTTGCTTCTCAGCCACCTGGTGGGCAGGGGGGATACTACACTCATCCCAGTGCCTACTGGGGACTGGTCCCTTGGCTAAGCTTCCTGAGGAACAGTGTCCTTTGCCCCCTCTGGTGCCTGCCTGATTCCAAGCCCCTGGCCGGCTCCTTGAAAAGCTTGCTTGGAGGGTCTGTGAAGGCTGGGCCAGCAAAAGCCAGCCTGAACCTCGAGTCAGTAGACCTAGTTGTGGGCCAGAGGGCTGGTCTGGAGCTGGAGCCAGGTCTTGGCGGGCTGGTTGGTCCTTTGCTCATCAACCACAGTGTGTTCTGGATGCGTCTCTAGCCTCTCCAGGCTGGGGCAGCACCCCACAGCAGGAAATCTTGGTTTCCCGGGAAGGTAGGGAAGCCCAGAGGTCCAACCTGAGGCCCACCTGCCCTTTTCCACTTGCTCTTTATCCATATTCAGCTCACTCTCCTATTCCCAGATTCTCCTTGGACAGTGCTCCATCCTCAGTACCAGTCAGGAGTATACCCACAGATACTTCCGGGATTGGGGTTTGCCAATCCTTGGGTGTACTACCCAGGTCAGGGACCCAACAATTACAGGGCAGTATTAGCAGTGCTTTTATTGGGGACTGTAAGAGCCCAGAGGGGTGCCTCATCCAGCCTGGGATTTCCAGGGCTTTTATGGAAAAAAGTCATTTAGCCAAGCAAGAGCTGAACAAAGACCAGGAGTTGAAAGGGGACAAAGCGGGCAGAACAGTGTCAACAGTGACTGCAAAAGTCCTAGGACAGGTATCAATGCTGTGCTGATGAGGAAATTTTAGGAAGTAAGGCTGGAGGTgagctggaggggggggggggggaagggggcaacTGAGCTGGGTCCCAGGAGAATACTGCCATTTCTGCCCTTTAAGCACCAGTACAAGTCTGTAGAGGGAAGTAGGTGCAGCACAGGTTGCCCTCTGGTGGCAGATGCTTCATATACATGCTGGAGGAGTCCTAGTGGAGGCCAAATTGCCGTACCCTATGGGTCAAGCAAGGTGGGGAATTCTTTCCCTACATCTGGCCAGTAGCCAGACTGCTAACAGCTGTCTCTCCCAACCACAGGCCCAGCCCTCCTCTCTACCCCCTGTCCCCTTCCTGCGGATATAGACAGcacttccctgcccccactgcagCCCCTGGCGCCCCCTACCCCAGGTGAGTCCCATACTCTGCAGCCAGGCTCCTGCTTCCTGTTGCCCAGGCTTCAGAGCCCACATGAGGCCATGCCCAGGCCTGTGCTTGCCCTGTGCTAGTTGTCTGTCCATCCGTCCGTCTGTCATTCTGCAGCCCCCTGCTGCCCTGTGCCTGAGAATGAAGCCGGTGGGAGAGCCAGAGGCCTCAGCCCAGGTCAGACCATGCAGCCGAGCACCCTAGAGCAGCCAGGGCCAGTGAGTGCACAGCCGTGCTTGTGCTGCTGCCTGTGCACGCGTGAATCAGCCcatgtgcaggtgtgtgtgcactCACCTGTGTTGTGCATCCCTGCTGAAGGGCGGGACAAGCCAACTCTCCTGGGCATTCCGTGAGCCCTGCCCAAGCTGAGGCATCACCTTTTACATGGGTCTGCGACAGTAGGCCCTTGGGGACTGCCTGCTCAGAGAAAGGAGCAAGGGCAGGGTGGTTTCCACAGAACAACAGAAAAGTGAAGTAAAAGGTATGTGTGTATACGTTTGTGTCCCTTCACTTTGCACACTCCCTCAGTAAGACTCAGACCTGGTGTGGAATAAGGAACTCAGCAGTTTCAGCCCTATTGGAATTTACAGCCCAGGGTGGGAGGTATGGACCTAGCACTGACAGCTGAATGGGCTATCTGGGAGACGGGAAAACCCTAACCAGACCCCAGCCAGGGCAGGGACACAAATTGGAAGAACTTCATGACATCTGAGCACAGGGGACAAAGGGAACAGCACTAGTTGGGGATGGCTAGGAATGGAAAACAGGGGAAAAGATGGAGCTAAGAAGTGTCAGCAGAGACGTTCATTCAAGGCAGGGCGGGTCCTGCGGAGGAGCCTGGGTTTTATTCTGTGAGCAACGGGGGGAGTTTCAGCAGGAGGGGCCAAGAGCACTCAAGTGTTTAAAAGGTCACTCTGGGAGTTGTGTGGAGAGGCCTGCAGGGCTCAAGCAGGAGAGTAAGGAAGCTCACGGGGTAGCTACAGGTTCAGGAGGCTGAGCTGGTGAAAGCACAAGGTAAGGGAACAGATTCAAAGCTATTTAGGACTTAGTAACCACCTGAATGACATGTATACAGATTTCTGCGGTGTCTGTAACATCCTGGAAGCAGGTGTTTGTGTTGGTGTGTATCTGTGTACTCGTGTGCCAGCCACTGGAGGTGGAGTGTCTGTTCATCTGTCGTCGTGTACTGTGCAGGCGGCTCCGTGTGTCCAAAGCTCTGGACTCTACATTCCTGGCTCAATTTTAactctctttctgcctttagGTTCACCCACCCATCCCTGATGCTAGGCTCCGGTGTGCCTGGTCACCCTGCAGCCATCCCCCACCCGGCTATCGTACCTCCCTCAGGCAAGCAGGAGCTGCAGCCATATGACCGTAGCCTGTGAGTGAAAAGGCCCACGGtgtggaagagggaggggaatACGCGAGCAGATCTTAGGCTCCCATCTGTTGATCTGCCAGGGAAAACATTCCTCCCGCCAGGCTCCATGCCTGCTGCCTAGAAACTCCAGGGACTGCCACAGGGGGCCTCTGGTCAAGCCATCTTGTTCTTGCCACTgaccagaattttattttgtttcagtttatttatttaagcatctctacacccattgtggggcttgaactcacaaccctgagatcgagagtcacacactcctccgactgagccaaccagtgtTTTTTGATCCTTAGAAGCAGGAGGGAATGGATGGGGTGTGGAACAAAGATTTAGTTTGAGCCAACAGAGGAGGGGTTGTGAAGTCCTTAAACAGGTTTTTCTTACTTAGGTGCAGTATTTCTGTAAGGAAGTTACTTAGTTCTGATCACCCATTTTGGAGTAACTAACAAAGATACCATTTACAAAACCCTAGTTTCTATGCACTGGCACACACACTGGACACATGCTAGAAGAAGGTAGTAGCTTTAGCTGGATACTGGGGGCTCCTGTGTGATCTGGACTTGTGCCTCTCAGGAAGACACAGGCAGAAtccaaggcagagaaagaggcaaagaagcCAACCATCAAGAAGCCACTCAACGCCTTCATGCTGTACATGAAGGAGATGAGAGCCAAGGTCATTGCAGAGTGTACACTCAAGGAGAGTGCTGCCATCAACCAGATCCTGGGCCGCAGGGTGAGGCCACGGGCAGGTGGGCTGGCAGGGTTGTCCCCTGGTGCCACCTGTTGACTCCCTGATGGCACCACCATCTCTACCCCTCCTTTCCCGCTGCAGTGGCACGCGCTGTCTCGGGAAGAGCAGGCCAAGTATTATGAGCTGGCCCGAAAAGAGAGGCAGCTGCACATGCAGCTCTACCCAGGCTGGTCGGCGCGGGACAACTATGTGAGTGTCCGGTGACAGACAGGGATGGGTAGGGGAACCTTCAAGATGCCATGCCCCGGGCCACAGTCTCAACGGGGAAAGGCAGACCACCGTCCTGAAGGCACAGATACAGAGGGCAGGTGCAGTATAGGGCTCAAGGCCTCACCTGGCCAGCTCCGAAGCCAGCTAAACAAGGGAAGCTGCCCTAAAAGGCAGGCCCATGCCCTCTTTTCCACCTAGGACATACTCCCCCTCAGGGCTGTTGCGCAGCATTTGGCCACAAAGGCAGGAGGGGCGTATGGGGCCCTGTAAGTCTTCTCCATTCAAAATGGAGACCAGCATGGGAGAGGGAGGAGTCGTCTCTAACTCCCATGGTACCCTGGTAAAAATTGCAGTCAAATACTAGGTCTTCCATGTAGAAGGGATCATGTACCCAGAATCTCAGCAACAGGCAAGCAAGGCTGCAGCTCTTTCAACCACTCACTCCATGGAGTTATAAAGGGACCACCTGCCAGATCTAAGCATCCCTCCCTTTATTCCCtgcaggggaagaaaaagaggcgGTCACGAGAAAAGCACCAGGAGTCCAACACAGGTGAGGCTTTCCCTCAGCAGTGCACACTCCCCTCCAGGCCCACATTTCATGAGCACCCTGCTCTGgcccagagggagggacagagtacTGAGCCACATACCTTCAAAGGCCTGGGCCCTTTGGAAACAAGGCCCACTTCTCGTAAGTCAAATACCCTTGTGAAGAATAGCTGTACCGAGTTCTTTGACCAGAGTTAACACTGGTGTACTGCCTCGCCACACGTCTCCTACCTTTGCTAGCGCTGCTAGGAGAAATGGATTCTACGATTCTGCCACAATGGGCAGCAGTCTGTATGGGTGGAGGTGCAGCCATGTCTAGGTCCAGAAGTCACACAGCTTTAGTTTCCATCTGAAAATGTGTGTAGACGACTAGGTTTAAGCTACAGCAGGAGGGGGATGTGGGTCAGGCAGATTGTgcagggagttgggggaggggggcagtgaggCAGAAGAGGCTGGATCACCATGGGCCTCCCTGGgctcctctcccactgcccctgtGCTGCAACCTGAGAGGAGCCAACATGATAGgatcccctccttcccccacctccaccattcTTCCCACTGCCTCTACTGCCTAGCTAGGTGTCCACCTTTCCTGATACCTTGGCTCTGGGTCCCGGGGCTCCCACCGGGGCTGGCTGTGCCATGGCGAGGCCCTGTGCCCATGGGACCTATGGGGTATCTGTGACTGGCTGACACTGATGTTACCTCTTCTTTCTgggccctgctctgccctgctgcctgcctgctcgccctctgccctgctctgcccctctggcATGGCTGTGAGCAGACCCTGGCTCGCCTAAGAAATGCCGTGCTCGCTTTGGCCTCAACCAGCAGACGGATTGGTGTGGTCCGTGCAGGTGGGTTTGTCCCCACCACCATCCTCCCTTTGCTTCAAGCTGCTTCCCTGATTCTGCACATGTTCTGCTAGGCCTGTAGCCCTCATTTGGTACCCCATCGCATACCCCACACTGGGGAGCACCTGCCTTCCGAAGAATGAGGTGGAGAGACAGATTCAAGAAGGTAGTTCTGGTGCCTAGTGCCTGGAGTCCTCTGTTAATGATGGTCTGATGCTAAGCTTAGCATATCCACAGTAGGCCTTATCATCCACCTCATTCAGGTGACCTAAGCCTCTGCTACCAGGCCTAGAACTCACCATGGTCCACCAGTTCCCTCACTTCTTCAAATTGGGATTCCTGCTTGTATTATCCAGAACCCTTAAATCTAAGAAAATCAAGGTGACTATAGTAGAGAACCACCTGGCTTGTACCTGAGACCAAAggatgggagaggcagggagacaggaacAGGGGTACACCTGGGCTGTCCTATCAAAAGGGCCATACCAGGCTCTGGGGCACTAAATGTGTGTTTTGCCATACAACAGAGAAACGCCTGTGTGAAAAGAAGGTATGCTTACCACATGGCAAAAGTTTGCCTGGTTGAGGCCAGGCCTGGTAGTTCCTCATGGACTCTACGAAATATTGTCAGTCCCTCAAAGTGCCTACATGCTCCTCTCCAAGGGCAAAAAGGAATTTGGggggtatgtgtgtatatgtacacgtCGGGAGGCTATTTGTGTTGCTCTGCCTGAGCACCATTATGAGCACTGCATTCCTTTGCCTTAATGCAGATATGAGCTCCACAAACCCGTGAAGCAGGGGCTCAAAGGCCCAAACTAGGAGATGGCTCCCCTGGAAAACATGAGGCAGCCCACAGGGCTAGCCTACAGAAGGTTCCTGGGCCACCTTGTGGCTGCGCTGGGAACTGCACCTGTTCCAGGTTTGGGCCAGGCCCAGCAGAATCACAGCGCTAGGTGTGAAGGCACAGGCACATCACCCAAgtcctggggagaggggacaagAGGTCAGTTAGGCCTGTGCAAAGACAGCATTTTCTGGTTGTGGTGTATGACTATGAATTCACCCTCTGTTTACAGATAATTCTCTTCACTATTcctaggaggaaaaagaaatgcattcGGTACTTACCCGGAGAAGGCCGCTGCCCCAGCCCAGTTCCTTCCGATGACAGTGCTCTAGGCTGCCCCGGGTCCCCAGCCCCCCAGGACTCACCCTCATACCTCCTGCTACCCCACTTTCCCACAGAACTGCTTGCTAGCCCTGCGGAGCCGGCGCCTACATCACCAGGTCTTTCGGCCGCTCTCAGCCTCCCAGCCCCCTGGACCCCAACAGGCCCCCCACAGCATCCTGCAGAGTACACAGCTGCAACGACAGGAATCTCAGAGACAGGCAGCCTAGCATGTACAGGACACCTGGCCGCCTCCAGGGGCTCATCCTCTGAGAGGAAGCGACAGAGCCCCAAAGCACGTGGGAACTGGCCAGGGGCCCTGTTACCTCCCTCTCAGGGACCGGGCCCAGGAGACTTCCGAGGCTGCACAACTTCT
Coding sequences:
- the TCF7 gene encoding transcription factor 7 isoform X4, which produces MPQLDSGGGGAGGGDDLGAPDELLAFQDEGEEQDDKSRDSAAGPERDLAELKSSLVNESEGAAGGAGVPGAGAGARGEAEVGAEALGREHASQRLFPDKLPESLEDGLKAPECASGMYKDTVYSAFNLLMHYPPPSGAGQHPQPQPPLHNKASQPAHSVPQLSPLYEHFSSPHPTPAPADISQKQGVHRPLQTPDLSGFYSLTSGSMGQLPHTVSWPSPPLYPLSPSCGYRQHFPAPTAAPGAPYPRFTHPSLMLGSGVPGHPAAIPHPAIVPPSGKQELQPYDRSLKTQAESKAEKEAKKPTIKKPLNAFMLYMKEMRAKVIAECTLKESAAINQILGRRWHALSREEQAKYYELARKERQLHMQLYPGWSARDNYGKKKRRSREKHQESNTDPGSPKKCRARFGLNQQTDWCGPCR
- the TCF7 gene encoding transcription factor 7 isoform X6 → MPQLDSGGGGAGGGDDLGAPDELLAFQDEGEEQDDKSRDSAAGPERDLAELKSSLVNESEGAAGGAGVPGAGAGARGEAEVGAEALGREHASQRLFPDKLPESLEDGLKAPECASGMYKDTVYSAFNLLMHYPPPSGAGQHPQPQPPLHNKASQPAHSVPQLSPLYEHFSSPHPTPAPADISQKQGVHRPLQTPDLSGFYSLTSGSMGQLPHTVSWFTHPSLMLGSGVPGHPAAIPHPAIVPPSGKQELQPYDRSLKTQAESKAEKEAKKPTIKKPLNAFMLYMKEMRAKVIAECTLKESAAINQILGRRWHALSREEQAKYYELARKERQLHMQLYPGWSARDNYGKKKRRSREKHQESNTDPGSPKKCRARFGLNQQTDWCGPCR
- the TCF7 gene encoding transcription factor 7 isoform X1, which translates into the protein MPQLDSGGGGAGGGDDLGAPDELLAFQDEGEEQDDKSRDSAAGPERDLAELKSSLVNESEGAAGGAGVPGAGAGARGEAEVGAEALGREHASQRLFPDKLPESLEDGLKAPECASGMYKDTVYSAFNLLMHYPPPSGAGQHPQPQPPLHNKASQPAHSVPQLSPLYEHFSSPHPTPAPADISQKQGVHRPLQTPDLSGFYSLTSGSMGQLPHTVSWPSPPLYPLSPSCGYRQHFPAPTAAPGAPYPRFTHPSLMLGSGVPGHPAAIPHPAIVPPSGKQELQPYDRSLKTQAESKAEKEAKKPTIKKPLNAFMLYMKEMRAKVIAECTLKESAAINQILGRRWHALSREEQAKYYELARKERQLHMQLYPGWSARDNYGKKKRRSREKHQESNTELLASPAEPAPTSPGLSAALSLPAPWTPTGPPQHPAEYTAATTGISETGSLACTGHLAASRGSSSERKRQSPKARGNWPGALLPPSQGPGPGDFRGCTTSA
- the TCF7 gene encoding transcription factor 7 isoform X2, which translates into the protein MPQLDSGGGGAGGGDDLGAPDELLAFQDEGEEQDDKSRDSAAGPERDLAELKSSLVNESEGAAGGAGVPGAGAGARGEAEVGAEALGREHASQRLFPDKLPESLEDGLKAPECASGMYKDTVYSAFNLLMHYPPPSGAGQHPQPQPPLHNKASQPAHSVPQLSPLYEHFSSPHPTPAPADISQKQGVHRPLQTPDLSGFYSLTSGSMGQLPHTVSWFTHPSLMLGSGVPGHPAAIPHPAIVPPSGKQELQPYDRSLKTQAESKAEKEAKKPTIKKPLNAFMLYMKEMRAKVIAECTLKESAAINQILGRRWHALSREEQAKYYELARKERQLHMQLYPGWSARDNYGKKKRRSREKHQESNTGGKRNAFELLASPAEPAPTSPGLSAALSLPAPWTPTGPPQHPAEYTAATTGISETGSLACTGHLAASRGSSSERKRQSPKARGNWPGALLPPSQGPGPGDFRGCTTSA
- the TCF7 gene encoding transcription factor 7 isoform X7, giving the protein MYKDTVYSAFNLLMHYPPPSGAGQHPQPQPPLHNKASQPAHSVPQLSPLYEHFSSPHPTPAPADISQKQGVHRPLQTPDLSGFYSLTSGSMGQLPHTVSWPSPPLYPLSPSCGYRQHFPAPTAAPGAPYPRFTHPSLMLGSGVPGHPAAIPHPAIVPPSGKQELQPYDRSLKTQAESKAEKEAKKPTIKKPLNAFMLYMKEMRAKVIAECTLKESAAINQILGRRWHALSREEQAKYYELARKERQLHMQLYPGWSARDNYGKKKRRSREKHQESNTGGKRNAFELLASPAEPAPTSPGLSAALSLPAPWTPTGPPQHPAEYTAATTGISETGSLACTGHLAASRGSSSERKRQSPKARGNWPGALLPPSQGPGPGDFRGCTTSA
- the TCF7 gene encoding transcription factor 7 isoform X5, which codes for MPQLDSGGGGAGGGDDLGAPDELLAFQDEGEEQDDKSRDSAAGPERDLAELKSSLVNESEGAAGGAGVPGAGAGARGEAEVGAEALGREHASQRLFPDKLPESLEDGLKAPECASGMYKDTVYSAFNLLMHYPPPSGAGQHPQPQPPLHNKASQPAHSVPQLSPLYEHFSSPHPTPAPADISQKQGVHRPLQTPDLSGFYSLTSGSMGQLPHTVSWPSPPLYPLSPSCGYRQHFPAPTAAPGAPYPRFTHPSLMLGSGVPGHPAAIPHPAIVPPSGKQELQPYDRSLKTQAESKAEKEAKKPTIKKPLNAFMLYMKEMRAKVIAECTLKESAAINQILGRRWHALSREEQAKYYELARKERQLHMQLYPGWSARDNYGKKKRRSREKHQESNTDNSLHYS
- the TCF7 gene encoding transcription factor 7 isoform X3, coding for MPQLDSGGGGAGGGDDLGAPDELLAFQDEGEEQDDKSRDSAAGPERDLAELKSSLVNESEGAAGGAGVPGAGAGARGEAEVGAEALGREHASQRLFPDKLPESLEDGLKAPECASGMYKDTVYSAFNLLMHYPPPSGAGQHPQPQPPLHNKASQPAHSVPQLSPLYEHFSSPHPTPAPADISQKQGVHRPLQTPDLSGFYSLTSGSMGQLPHTVSWPSPPLYPLSPSCGYRQHFPAPTAAPGAPYPRFTHPSLMLGSGVPGHPAAIPHPAIVPPSGKQELQPYDRSLKTQAESKAEKEAKKPTIKKPLNAFMLYMKEMRAKVIAECTLKESAAINQILGRRWHALSREEQAKYYELARKERQLHMQLYPGWSARDNYGKKKRRSREKHQESNTGGKRNAFGTYPEKAAAPAQFLPMTVL